The Triticum urartu cultivar G1812 chromosome 5, Tu2.1, whole genome shotgun sequence genome contains the following window.
tccgcaagaaaagttcttcttacattgccaagcgtttactcttatccacttacatgcctcaagtcaagtctagtaacaagaacaagaaagattcttcctctagcaggaacaatgatcatgctaaatccaatattgttgcttctagtaattctcttgattccactaatgattctcttagccaagttacacttgagcaagaaaatagcttattgaaggtaattatagagaaaggagtgtacaaaagccttgccgggagtaagcaattcgaggaaattgtgcgcaagcaaggaatgcagcggaagaatcaaggtgttggttttgaacgaaaatTCAATGCCAATgaagttgagtgggaagaagatcaataccccaagacaaagtttgttcctcaacaagagaagtatgatactttttttaaggggacacaagctcaagatgatcttccaccacaagagtacaagcaaaaaggcaaggacaagtttcaagaggaaattgatgcatttgaagaagctcctaagaccttagtcaagtggattcccaagactacttcaagttccacttcatcaagtacgactacaactccaaagattcccatcaagatggtgtggatccaaaagaagaagaactagagagttcttgagggtgactccgccaacatacttcactcttatcaatttggcaagaacaagtgcaatcaacttccacatcttgcactagttcaaggagtcacaaaccctcttgttggtaagacaagggacaaggtaacctaaaagttttcatggacatcatcttgtgtgtgcatcactctatgtctatggatatccttgtttgttcattgtgggactaacccatgtaggtattgaaagtgcaattcactcaaatggatagctccaagtgatctacatcaacattgagcatccacatcttcaacatctacatgaagtcatcatcgacaaaacccaaggttagttcatccctctaaggggggatatcacatctagggggagctttactctaagacttgagctaaagcaactctaaagatgtgaacacaacaatgctttatgtaaaagtggtaaccccacttgagcttaaacgatgagtatgacctatgatcaagtgttctcacttgactcctaagtcaatatactcatatatagatgaccttgtcatcgcaaattgcttgatagatgctagaattggttgtgcatgccttgtcacatatttcatttgccatcttattgtgtgagcatgctggttgcatattttactcattcgaggacatccacttgttgttttgattgtttggttttatttccttttgccaagtggatggacaagaatgcctaagaacctcctctagctatctatgcttttctcgtctcaaactctattcatgctacatcacaaaatttgatcaagtcagattcgaaccactctgtgtgaggagcgctcggagtccccgattcgtcatagacttaaacttccaaaacctctttatgattctcggtctgaccgataccccactttcggtcctaccgagatcattaagttgatctaggttttcgatctcggtgcaaccgatttgaacccttcggtcacaccgagttgttccactcggtcacaccgacagggtcgggctatatatagtcacgggcaaaaatttggaaatttctccgaaccccttcgcccgtgcgatggcctgctctgccaacttggtcttcggatcgtctcctcgccgccagccgcctccagtcgctggtctccgtcgtcgtcaacggaaattcaaccccgccgttgccgccgtagcgagtctccgccgaactagggtatggactcgatctttgtgctattccctaatccgattcttagcacattgtgatcatcatgattcttgccacgtttgttaaacttctatccagtcaatgaactcgtagattaggtttaattcgaaaattttagggttaggtttccaccAAAACCATCTCGGatccaccgagttgaaaaactcggtcccaccgatttggcttatgtcattgcacaagtgagactcggtctgaccgagaattacttatcggtgtgaccgattttggaactctgtgaaaccctagcagtctcggtgccaccgaaccgtgactcggtctgaccgagttcactagtttaggtgccaaaactgcttcggtatcaccgagtttagaaatcggtagatccgagatgctttcagtgggaaactaaaactaagtttttgaattattcttttgcaaaaatctctgcattttgtgatgcttatccattctatctcatctataacctattcacagggtcagcagtcagagtttgcatcatgtcagaccaaagtgatagccagaacttgtcagagcagcaagtgcagatgagtgagggcactagtccctcaagttcctcagatgatggcagcaggagcacccctagcaatctgcctaaagctgccacaagacagagaaagaagagaacctcagactcagaagatgaggattatgtggcagaagaggaagtaACTTTCAAGAGAGGTGTTCTCAAGAAAGAGTATGGCTCAGCTGCAGCCATCAAGCCAGGAATGCACAAAAAGGCACCTACTAGGAGAGTTCCTACCTCCAAGCCTAGGAAGGCTGTTCCTGAGGAAACTATGAAACTCACTATGGAATCTGAAGAGGAAGAAATTGGCTAggacaagaaaaagaagagggCCAGAACTACCACTGCCAGAGTTGTTGGCAAGCCTTCCATGAGGAGAGATTCTTCTgatgaggatgaagaagaagaggcgtctgcaccagctacagcctcagttccaccagctccagcgtccacttcagcctcgactccgaccacgtctacagaaggcttcgtccttggagtgctccggactccaccaccacctgaagctCAAgtctgagtgtcgacttagcactatacattttctaggaactttttggtaacttgttgccaaacggggagaaaatgtatagattataggcttcgagagagagtgttccttttattctctcttgttttatttggtggtttttcgaactttgtttgcttttgtgtgagatactatttcattgctcgtgagacattgatgatcatgtgtttgatcataaactacacttaatgtttgcttaatattatcatcttatctatcttatgtgatcattcactattcttggtgatgagtgcatgtatttcattcttatcattttaagcgctccaccaagatgtatgtgacatggaagagtaacccatgactctaactctttgtgcatttgcagtccaaagcaaattttaaatatgcacaaatttagggggagctcttacttgtcacatacttctcaaagcgacgatatatttcatgcttattatcatttgtcgaagctttgatctatatattatcatcaattaccaaaaagggggagattgaaagtgcaactatccctaggtggttttggtaattcataacaacatatagctcattgagctaatgctattccaaaatgactatttcaggaaagctcaatgattggcatggcatggatgtgaaagtggaaccctcaaaatgctaaggacaaaggattggctcaagctcaaaagcttaagactcttcattttatattttagtgatccaagatcacattgagtctttaggaaaagccaatactatcaaggagggatgaggtgttgcttaatgagcctcttgcttcatgtgcttaatgatatgctccaaaatcctcagctactttcccacttccacatatgacctaaacccaaagccaaactcggtcctaccgattctttctatccggcgccactgagtttcacttgtcataagccactgccaaaccctagcaattcggttctaccgatagggatttcggtctcaccgagatgggattgcaaactctctgtttccctttcgtaacttttcggtctcaccgaaagagcgaatcggtcccaccgagattgcaatgtaaacttcGTGTTttccttttgtaacttttcggtctcaccgaaagagcaaatcggtcccaccgagtttgcctgaccaactctctggttagcttattaccaaactcggtctcaccaagtttgtgtaatcggtctcaccgagattacgttatgcccaaaccctaactatatcggtcctaccgagttgcatgtcagtcccaccgaaaatctctaacggtcactaggtttaccttttcggtccgaccgagtttgttgattcggtcccaccgagattggaaaactgtgtgtaacggttggattttgtgtggaggcaatatatacccctccacctcctcttcattcgtggagagagccatcagaacacatacacaattccaactcatatgttctgagagagaaccacctactcatgtgttgagaccaagatattccattcctaccacatgaatcttgatctctagccttccccaaattgctttccactcaaatgttctttccacaaaatccaaatcctatgagaaagagttgagtgttggggagactatcatttgaagcacaagagcaaggagttcattacctacacaccatttgttacttcttggagagtggtgtctcctagattggctaggtgttacttgggagcctccgacaagattgtggagttgaaccaaggagtttgtaagggcaaggagatcgcctacttcgtgaagatctaccgctagtgaggcaagtccttcgtgggcgatggccatggtgggatagacaaggttgcttcttcatggacccttcgtgggtggttgcttcttcgtggacccttcgtggatggagccttccgtggactcgcgcaaccattacccttcgtgggtggagccctccgtggactcgcgcaaccgttacccttcgtgggttgaagtctccatcaacgtggatgtaggatagcaccacctatccgaaccacgggaaaaacatccgtgtctccaattgcgtttgaattctccaaatccttccctttacattcttgcaagttgcatgctttacttttcgctgccaatatactctttgcatgcttgcttgaattgtgtgatgattgcttgacttgtcctacaatagctaaaatctgccaagaactaaaattgggaaaaggttaagtttttatttggtcaagtagtctaatcacccccgctctagacatactttcgatccaaCAACCTTCCATCCTGGTGGATCGGAATTTTAGATACAATAACTTTTGATTTGAACTAAGGCGCTTACACATCGCTCATCGTCCTGTGATTTCTTCCGTGAGACACAATCTTCACGCCAAGTCAACCACACTTGCTTACACATCGCTCATCCTTGTGTGATTTCTTCTATGAGACACAATCTTCACGCCAATCTCTTGCAATGTAGTACTCGGAATGGAGATTTGACCGCTCAATATGCATTGGCATTAACTTCGAGACCATGCCACTCCTCATGCGAGTTATGGATCATTTGAGCATTCACCCCTCGTATTCTCCTCGCCTTACCCATCACCTTCGCGGCCTCCGGTTCATCCACTCGATTGAGTCCCCGCGCCTCACCATCATCCTCCAACGCCATCCCTGGACCATGATGCATTGCCCATCCCGGTGGTTCGAATTTACAGGTACAATAACCTTTGATTTGGACTAGGGGCACGCCATTTAACAATCGCACCGACTTATGCATCGCTCATCCTCCAGTGGTTCTTTTGTGAGACACAATCTTCATGCCAGTCTCTTGCAATGTACTATTCGAATATATGATTTGACCGCTAATCTCAGACAATGTATTGAGAATAACTACGAGACCATGACACTACTTAACGAGTTATGGATCATTTGAGCGCTCACCTCATATCGTTCTGGTCTTAGCTATTCCCTTTCCAGCCTTCTGTTCACCCATCGACTGAGTTCCCATGCCTCACCACTGTCCTCCACCGCCATCCTTGGTGCCTcaccgaccgccgccgccgcactcctCGCCTTGCTAACCCTACAATTAAGGATGCAGAAGCGACGCCTGATCCGCCTCGCTTCATAGTCAAAGTAGGTCAAATTAGTTATAATCCTCCCGGTTAAGATTTAGTTCAATTTGAACTAAACTCATCCTTTTGCGGGCTTTCACGGGAGCCCACTTGCATCCCTACCTAGTACTCCCTCTATAAAAAAATATAAGAGTGTTTGGGTCATTATTTTAgcgatctaaacgctcttatatttctttacggagggagtacagtTTTGTTTCGGACACTAGAGCATCTCCAGTCGCGTCTCAAAAGGCCCCAAGGTGCCTTTTTATACGATGGCGTCGAAAAAACCCCAATCGCGTCCCCAAGACGCCGGAATCCGCCGGCTCGGCCCGTTTTTGGGCCCGACGATCATAGCCCGAACCCAGCGCACTGTGGGCGCTCGGGGGCTCCAGCGCAAGGGAAAAACACGTCAGGGCCACACTGTCAGGCGAAAAGTCAAGCCATTCGTCCAGATTCATCCCCCACCCCCCGCGCGCTCAGCCACCATCCTGTCGATCCTGACGCCGCCCACCGCCCAACACCGCTAGATAGGCCATTCCGCACCGGAAAAGAGAGAAGGTTTCGCCGCGGCAACCTCTCCACTACCGTCTAGGCGAGTTTTCCGGCGCTTCGGCCGCGCAGGACGGTTTTTCGGCGGGTATGCGCCCATCTCGGCGAATATGGGCCGATTCGCACCGATATCGGGCCTTTTTCACCGAAAGTGGGCCGAAAAGCAGGCACATTTGCGCCAAAATGGGCCGATATCGGCGCCTGAGGGCGACGACTCGGTACCCAACTGCCCCGAGAGCCGATTATACCACTGGCTCGCCCCTAGGCGGCGGTTTTTATGCCActtggggggccaacggctggagatgctcttagttgTGTACACACCTGGGGTGCGCCTTGCAAAGCACAAGGGAGAAAGAAAGTCTATTGTACACATGGAGCAGTTGAAATTTCCAGATATGTTCGTCTTAATTTTCCCCAAGAGGAGACCCGGAATCGCATTCCCCCGGTGGACCCCAGCGGCCCATGTGCTGACGTGAAAACGACTCACGGCACTCCGCTGGCAGtggccactgcagcagaagcaaCCCTCCCTCGTCTCCCCACCGGTCGCCGCCCCCCGTCCAGTACCAAATTCCCCTCCTTTCCTCCTCGCTCCTCGGCCCGATCGAACGGCCCCGCCTGGATCACGACCCGCCGGAGCCCAGATGCCCCCGCGTCTCCTGCTGCTCCTCCTGGCCGCCGCCCTCCCGCCGCCGGCCGCGGCCCGGCTCGGCGACCACGAGCCCCCTCCTCCCCCGCACCCGCGCGCCCACCAGCACCGCGCCCAGAGCGGCGGCGGCACCGGGGGCGCGAGCCGCGTGCTCACCACCGCGCTCGTTGCCGCCGCGTCGCTCCTCGCCGTGCTCCTGCTCTACCTCTGCGTCGCCATCGCCGTGCGCCGCATACGCGGCAAGGGGGACGGGCGCGCGTCGCGGCAGCAGGCGTCGCAGTCCTCCCGCGCGGCCGCGTTCCTCCGCCGCCACGGCCTGCACCACAGCCGCCCGGCCTTCACCTACGAGCAGCTCCGCGCCGCCACGGCCGGGTTCGACGCCGCGCGCAAGCTCGGGGACGGCGGCTTCGGGACGGTGTACCTGGCGTACCTCCCGCCCGCGGGCCGCCCCGCCGCGGTGAAGCGGCTCCACGTGCCGCCCGCCCCGTCCCCGTCCTCCGCCACCATCACCAAGTCCTTCTGCAACGAGGTGCTCATCCTCTCCGCGCTCCGCCACCCGCACCTCGTCCGCCTCCACGGCTTCTGCGCCGACCCGCGCGCGCTGCTCCTCGTCTACGACTTCGTCCCCAACGGCaccctctcgcaccacctccacCGCCGGGGCCGCGGCGCCGCGGCCGCAGCGCCTCCGCCGCTCCCCTGGCGGACCCGGCTCGCCATGGCGGCCCAGATCGCGTCGGCGCTCGAGTACCTCCACTTCGCGGTCAAGCCGCACGTGGTCCACCGCGACGTCACCTCCTCCAACATCTTCGTGGAGGCGGACATGCGCGCCCGGCTCGGCGACTTCGGGCTGTCGCGGCTCCTGGCGACGCCCGACGCCTGCTCCACGGCGACCGGGCGGGAGGTGGTGTGCTGCACGGCGCCGCAGGGCACGCCGGGGTACCTGGACCCGGACTACCACCGGTCGTTCCAGCTGACGGAGAAGAGCGACGTGTACAGCTTCGGCGTGGTGGTGCTGGAGCTGGTGACGGGGCTGCGGCCCGTGGACGTGGGCAGGGAGCGGCGGGACGTGACGCTGGCGGACTGGGTGGTGTCCAAGATCCAGATCGGCGAGCTGAGGGAGGTGGTGGACCCGCCGGTGCTGGACGAGCTCCCCGGCGTGATGCCCAgcgtggaggcggtggcggagcTGGCGTTCCGGTGCGTGGCGCCGGACAAGGACGACCGGCCCGACGCCCGGGAGGCGCTGGCGGAGCTGAGGAGGATCCAGGGGATGCTCCCCGAGCTGTCCAACCACAAGGACTGCTCTTGACTTTGGTTTCCACATATCAGAATTGTGCGAGCACTGCACAATCTCTCGGGTTGATTGGTCGCAGTTATCGTTGCATTTTGTCGAAGACGAGTGCCTCATTGTGGATGACCGGATGGCAAATCCGTTCAGACATGTCGCGATCCAATTCCAAGGTACGTACGCGTGAGGTTATAGGTATACAGAGATCGATCAACGGTAGGATGATACTTTGACAGTGATATGAGCTTACTTTGGTGTTGGTTCTGTGAGCTCAAGGAGTAGTATGAGCAAGCTCCTCTGCCTTTTGTGTTTGGCAGTAGCTTGTGATGAAAATGAACAAGTGTAACATAAGAGGAGGATTCGTAGTAACGCTGTTCTTGTCAATATGAACTCCTGTAAGTTGGTTCAGTAGTCAAGAAACTGATGTTAGGTACGTATGAGACAGGCACCCCACAATTGGGTTCTTGTTATATCCATGATGATGATTATCCTCTCTGGCAGGGGGTTGACTTGGCCAGGAAAAATGTTCGGTACTTAGTACTCCCTCGGTCCGGAAATATTTGTTGAAGAAATGGATGCACGGCAAATATTTTCGGATCGGAGGAAGTACATTTCCTTCTCTGTGCATGTGTTTGGTTGCTTGCCAGCGACTCCAAAAAGAGGGTCCTATTGAAAAAGAAATTATTCAAAATAGAAAGAAGTTTCTTTTTCTTCAAATTCAATTGTGTATTTATCTCTTATTCAAAAATTTCCCTGAAAACCGAATTTCATTTTTTCATTCAATGGGGTTAGATGATCTAGTTCTTAATATTATTACTTTACTCAATTGACAAACCTCTGATAGAGCAAACTAACACTAGTTACCAATTCTCTTCTCAACCTCTATACTCGGATTCATTAACACTCCATCATATATTGACCATCGTTAGATGTCAACATTGGATATATAAGATGGTTATATCTCTTAATCCCttcatttttatttactccaTATAATAGCATTGTCTGAAGTCAAATTTTATATACTTTGATCAAGTTTATGGAAACAATATTAACATTTGTAGTATACCAAATTCAACATCGAATACAGTATATAAGATGACCGTATCCCGTCTGAGGAAAAAAAAAAAGCAACCCACAACGTGTGGAGTGGTTATCCAAGTCCGAGCAGCACCTATGAAGTATAATTCCATATTTCACGGTAAGAGATTGCTGACCTGGTGGTAGCCTACTCGCCAAACAAGGTTATAAACACGTTTGTTCTACCTTACGCACGCGGTGTGGTACTAAACGTACAGCAGAACCGGGACTCGGTGTGGAGATCACTTTTTGTTTTTTGAGAAAGACTCGGAGATCACGTTGTACCGCGTTGTGTCTCGGCCCAACACACTCCTACCCGCGAGTTTGAGGCCAGGCCCGTCCGGTAAAGCGATGCCTTCGGGCTCCGGCTTCATCGCCCAGTCATCATCATCCTTCGCGTTTATAATGTTCAAAATTACGGGAAACCGAGAGCGCTATAGGGTTCAAAATTACAGGCATACAAACCAAGAAGACGCGGCAAAAGTGAAAAGAAACATCCTGAGTGACCTCACACCACAGCGACAGGAAAACATCAAGGGAGGTACCTCTCCACACAGCAGCAGAAGCAACACCTGATGGGATTTGAAGCTTGCAGCATGGCGGGAGGCTTCTCGCGCACCAGCACGTCGTTGCCGGTGAGAGCTTGTTGGTGGCCATGGCGGCCGGCCCCACCCTCACCCCCTGCGTCGCAGCGCGCATACTCCCCCgcccatttgcctcaccaccgaCGGCCACAAAAAAACTTATGGAGGATTAGAGCCCGTCGCAAATGGAGGTAGAAAGAAAGGGGGCAAAAGATAGGCGAGGAAAAGGATCGGAGGGGGGGTTGTGCTGGATCCACCACGTACTTGCGTTGCGTGCGGGGGGGTGGAATCGTGGCAAGCAAGCCGGCCGAAAGTTCGGCCGACTGACTAGCTACAAGCGTTTACCAATTTTTTTAAGTCTTCAAAATCAATTGAGGTCTTCTATTTGAAATTGAGCCACTCAATTTTGACTAGATCAACAATATTTAATACACGATGCTTCTTAATTTTAGAGCCCCCATTAAATTGAGGTGTTACATTTGAATTTGGTTTATGATTTTGATCGGACCAACAATTTCTCAAGGAGCTATCTCATTCAATTAATGTAATCAATTTTAGATTTGATTCATGGTTTGTACTGGGTCAGCGATTCCTCAATTAATCAGAAGCAACAAACGTAAAAACACATCAGTCCCGCATATCCTCGCATTACCTAGAAAATTGAAGAGTCAACATGTGACACTGTAGTTTTAATGTAATACGTGCGGCCACCAACGTAagaaactttcatatataaatatTAGTTGATTAGTAGATAAACCATAATCACACTGCCAAGAAAAGCCCATTAGAACACTGCATtataaacacacacacacacatacacaccaTCTTCCGCACATGTCAAATCAAATAACAAACAAAAATTATGAAATCCCAAGAACACTAACGGCGCGACAAAGCGTGCTCAACCTTTCTAGTAACTAGAGaataccccgcgcgttgctgcgggaatcGATTGCAATATATTTCAATGATTTGATTGTATGAAGCTTCCATTGTTGATTTAATAATATATGAACTAAAGCTAAATATAAATATTATCTATTGTATTTAATGCTGTGTAGTTAGAAAATATTTTGAATATAAGTGGCATAACATATGGAAAACTTTTTTCATGCATGTTGAGTGGACCTTTTATGAGGTGGCATGTGTAATGAGGTGAAAGGTGTGCATGAGATGAAATAACAATGGTAAACTTTTTCTCATGCATGTAGTGGTGGGCTTTTGATGAGGTGACATGTGTGCATGTTGAGATAAATAGGATAGCGGGGATCAACTTCTTATGTATATAGGATATGGTCATATCTCATTCAATCCCttcatttttatttactccgcatattagctttgtctgaagtcaaactttataTGCTTTGATCAAGTTTATAGAAAAACTATTTAACATGTAGTACACCAAATCAACATCGAAGATATAAGATGACCATATCCCGTCCAAGGAAAATACCAAATCAACATCGAATACAGTATATAAGATGACCGTATCCCGTTTGCGAAAAAAAAAGCAACCCACAACGTGTCGTGTGGTTATCCAAGTCCGAGCAGCACCTACGAAGTATAATTCCATATTTCACGGTAAGAGATTGCTGACCAGGCCTGCTGCCTGGTGATAGCCTACTCGCCAAACAAGGTTATAAACACGTTCGTTCTACCCTACGCGCGCGGTGTGGTACTAAACGTACAGCAGAACCGGGACTGGGAGGTCACAACATATCCGGGGCGGCGCGCGTTGTATCTCGGCCCAACACACTCGTACGCGAGTTTGAGGCCGGGCCCGTCCGGTAAGGCGATGCCTTCGGGCTCCGGCTTCATCGCCCAGTGGCCCAGTCATCATCATCCTTCGCGTTTAATGTTCAAGATTACGAGAAACCGAGAGCGCTGTAGGGTTCAAAATTACAGGCATGCGAATCAAGAAGACGCGGCAAAAGCCAAAAGAAACATCATGAGTGACCTCACATCACGGTGACTGGAAAACATCAAGGCAGGCACCTCTCCACACCAGAGCAGAAGCTGGGCTGGAGAGGGAAGCCTGCATATCACAGGCTTgattaaggtccttaaaatcctTAAAATTAgctgggcaggccttgttaagatctttaaaatcgacgcacaagcgccatgatttctccttctttggtaccatcaccagctTCGCTAaccagtccagatgttttatgtctctaatgaatccggcctccaatagcttggctagttcctctcccatggcttgtctcttaggttcggagaaacgctgaagagcctgcttgactggcttgaatccttttaggatatttaggctgtgctcggctagcctgcgtgggatttctggcatgtctaaagggtgccaggcaaaaatgtcccagttctcgcgtaggaactctcgcagtgcggcgtcaaCATCAGGGTTTAAATGTGCCCCAATGGAAGCTGTTTTtatagggtccgttggatggacttggaatttgactatttcgtctgccggtttaaaggatgtggacttggatcttttatcgagtatcacgtcgtccctgttcaccgtggccgcagcgcagttagttcctcgccgctagggcttcggatagtgcctcgagggccagtgcggctgtcttattttcggcgcggagtgctatgtccggatcactagca
Protein-coding sequences here:
- the LOC125510992 gene encoding LEAF RUST 10 DISEASE-RESISTANCE LOCUS RECEPTOR-LIKE PROTEIN KINASE-like 1.5 encodes the protein MPPRLLLLLLAAALPPPAAARLGDHEPPPPPHPRAHQHRAQSGGGTGGASRVLTTALVAAASLLAVLLLYLCVAIAVRRIRGKGDGRASRQQASQSSRAAAFLRRHGLHHSRPAFTYEQLRAATAGFDAARKLGDGGFGTVYLAYLPPAGRPAAVKRLHVPPAPSPSSATITKSFCNEVLILSALRHPHLVRLHGFCADPRALLLVYDFVPNGTLSHHLHRRGRGAAAAAPPPLPWRTRLAMAAQIASALEYLHFAVKPHVVHRDVTSSNIFVEADMRARLGDFGLSRLLATPDACSTATGREVVCCTAPQGTPGYLDPDYHRSFQLTEKSDVYSFGVVVLELVTGLRPVDVGRERRDVTLADWVVSKIQIGELREVVDPPVLDELPGVMPSVEAVAELAFRCVAPDKDDRPDAREALAELRRIQGMLPELSNHKDCS